In the Takifugu flavidus isolate HTHZ2018 chromosome 11, ASM371156v2, whole genome shotgun sequence genome, one interval contains:
- the si:ch211-223a10.1 gene encoding putative ZDHHC-type palmitoyltransferase 6 isoform X3, with amino-acid sequence MLTKSQRWGGFTPLHYAALHGNRALVNLFLSNGADPNLACDAGQTAFHFGCRQGNINVIHQMMQHGADLHITDLQGKTAMHHAVMGGNIVAVHYLWETGMFRFSDTDMYRVTPLHLAASTGNTEMVRYLLREQRCDVEAVDQQGATSLHVAAERGSVEVCWTLLQRTGCRMLHERNHSGLTPLDLSGQGKTFRHQQLTMLLNRYINEPRDHKPRDSNILYYWTLFFPTLGGAAILLIASMLGSYGGIVCCLLFPWLARSIFSQYHRITTYQRLPNPIYLGTLIAGLFHSLLCFYGQIVPNILSNCCLCPLIQVSVVHFLLVFGLFCKVLIHNPGKLERADADPRFSCIADLVVQNQSPQRFCPYCELFLPDFTKHCKLCDLCIRDYDHHCLFLNRCIGQGNHRLFLIFILSMVIAHLLFVATAIAYLLDKIPPGGRSLSGWLALLGGEFWVAVLMSLNALTLLWEVWLLREQCDAVATGTTTYFRLGGNSAHQRSLRQRWVTVIMFLLEGGRRVSGGQTGEGKTPTDI; translated from the exons ATGCTCACAAAGTCACAAA GGTGGGGTGGTTTTACCCCACTTCACTATGCTGCCCTTCACGGTAACCGTGCGCTAGTCAACCTCTTCCTCAGTAATGGAGCAGACCCAAACCTAGCGTGTGATGCGGGCCAGACCGCCTTTCACTTTGGTTGCAG GCAAGGAAACATCAACGTTATACACCAGATGATGCAGCATGGAGCTGATTTACACATCACTGATCTTCAGGGAAAAACTGCAATGCATCATGCAGTGATGGGCGGAAACAT TGTCGCAGTTCATTATTTGTGGGAGACAGGAATGTTTCGGTTCTCAGACACAGACATGTACCGTGTGACGCCACTTCACCTCGCAGCATCCACAGGCAACACGGAGATGGTTCGGTACTTGCTCAGAGAACAG AGATGCGATGTGGAGGCAgtcgaccagcagggggcgacatcGCTCCATGTTGCAGCTGAGAGGGGCAGTGTTGAGGTTTGCTGGACTCTGCTGCAGAGAACAGGGTGCAGGATGCTCCATGAGAGGAACCACAGCGGCCTCACACCACTGGACCTCAGCGGACAGGGGAAAACATTTAG ACATCAGCAACTCACCATGTTACTGAATCGATACATTAATGAACCAAGAGACCACAAACCCAGAGATTCGAACA ttcTCTATTACTGGACACTGTTCTTCCCAACCCTGGGTGGCGCTGCCATCCTGTTGATAGCGTCCATGTTGGGAAGCTATGGAGGAATCGTTTGCTGTTTGCTTTTCCCCTGGCTGGCCAGAAGCATCTTCTCACAGTACCACCGCATCACCACATACCAAAG GTTACCAAACCCGATCTATTTGGGAACCCTCATAGCTGGTTTGTTTCattctctgctctgcttctaTGGACAAATAGTTCCCAATATCCTTAGCAACTGTTGCTTGTG TCCTCTGATCCAGGTGTCCGTGGTCCACTTCTTGCTGGTCTTTGGCTTGTTCTGCAAGGTTCTGATTCATAACCCAGGAAAGCTGGAGAGAGCAGACGCAGATCCGCGGTTCTCCTGCATTGCCGACCTGGTGGTGCAGAACCAGAGCCCTCAAAGGTTCTGTCCCTACTGTGAA CTGTTTCTTCCTGACTTCACCAAACACTGTAAACTGTGTGACCTGTGCATCAGGGACTACGACCACCACTGCCTCTTCCTCAACCGCTGCATCGGCCAGGGAAATCACcgcctcttcctcatcttcatcctgtcAATGGTGATTGCCCACCTTCTTTTTGTTGCCACGGCAATAGCCTACCTGCTCGACAAGATCCCCCCTGGTGGCCGCAGCCTGTCGGGGTGGCTCGCGCTGCTGGGTGGGGAGTTCTGGGTCGCGGTCCTGATGAGCTTGAACGCGTTGACGCTGCTGTGGGAGGTGTGGTTGCTGAGGGAGCAGTGTGATGCTGTGGCTACCGGGACGACCACCTACTTCAGGCTGGGGGGAAACTCGGCACACCAGAGGTCACTCAGGCAGCGCTGGGTCACGGTGATAATGTTTCTGTTGGAAGGTGGAAGACGAGTAAGCGGCGGGCAGACGGGAGAAGGCAAAACTCCCACAgatatttaa
- the si:ch211-223a10.1 gene encoding uncharacterized protein si:ch211-223a10.1 isoform X2, whose amino-acid sequence MHLLPVCSDSGVDIFDSIQRGNVEQCLQVIQNDRSILKLKGWGGFTPLHYAALHGNRALVNLFLSNGADPNLACDAGQTAFHFGCRQGNINVIHQMMQHGADLHITDLQGKTAMHHAVMGGNIVAVHYLWETGMFRFSDTDMYRVTPLHLAASTGNTEMVRYLLREQRCDVEAVDQQGATSLHVAAERGSVEVCWTLLQRTGCRMLHERNHSGLTPLDLSGQGKTFRHQQLTMLLNRYINEPRDHKPRDSNILYYWTLFFPTLGGAAILLIASMLGSYGGIVCCLLFPWLARSIFSQYHRITTYQRLPNPIYLGTLIAGLFHSLLCFYGQIVPSLWPTSPLIQVSVVHFLLVFGLFCKVLIHNPGKLERADADPRFSCIADLVVQNQSPQRFCPYCELFLPDFTKHCKLCDLCIRDYDHHCLFLNRCIGQGNHRLFLIFILSMVIAHLLFVATAIAYLLDKIPPGGRSLSGWLALLGGEFWVAVLMSLNALTLLWEVWLLREQCDAVATGTTTYFRLGGNSAHQRSLRQRWVTVIMFLLEGGRRVSGGQTGEGKTPTDI is encoded by the exons ATGCATCTGTTGCCCGTGTGCTCAGACAGCGGCGTGGACATATTTGACAGCATTCAAAGGGGAAATGTTGAGCAGTGTCTGCAGGTCATCCAAAATGATCGATCTATCCTCAAGCTAAAAG GGTGGGGTGGTTTTACCCCACTTCACTATGCTGCCCTTCACGGTAACCGTGCGCTAGTCAACCTCTTCCTCAGTAATGGAGCAGACCCAAACCTAGCGTGTGATGCGGGCCAGACCGCCTTTCACTTTGGTTGCAG GCAAGGAAACATCAACGTTATACACCAGATGATGCAGCATGGAGCTGATTTACACATCACTGATCTTCAGGGAAAAACTGCAATGCATCATGCAGTGATGGGCGGAAACAT TGTCGCAGTTCATTATTTGTGGGAGACAGGAATGTTTCGGTTCTCAGACACAGACATGTACCGTGTGACGCCACTTCACCTCGCAGCATCCACAGGCAACACGGAGATGGTTCGGTACTTGCTCAGAGAACAG AGATGCGATGTGGAGGCAgtcgaccagcagggggcgacatcGCTCCATGTTGCAGCTGAGAGGGGCAGTGTTGAGGTTTGCTGGACTCTGCTGCAGAGAACAGGGTGCAGGATGCTCCATGAGAGGAACCACAGCGGCCTCACACCACTGGACCTCAGCGGACAGGGGAAAACATTTAG ACATCAGCAACTCACCATGTTACTGAATCGATACATTAATGAACCAAGAGACCACAAACCCAGAGATTCGAACA ttcTCTATTACTGGACACTGTTCTTCCCAACCCTGGGTGGCGCTGCCATCCTGTTGATAGCGTCCATGTTGGGAAGCTATGGAGGAATCGTTTGCTGTTTGCTTTTCCCCTGGCTGGCCAGAAGCATCTTCTCACAGTACCACCGCATCACCACATACCAAAG GTTACCAAACCCGATCTATTTGGGAACCCTCATAGCTGGTTTGTTTCattctctgctctgcttctaTGGACAAATAGTTCCCA GTTTGTGGCCAACCAGTCCTCTGATCCAGGTGTCCGTGGTCCACTTCTTGCTGGTCTTTGGCTTGTTCTGCAAGGTTCTGATTCATAACCCAGGAAAGCTGGAGAGAGCAGACGCAGATCCGCGGTTCTCCTGCATTGCCGACCTGGTGGTGCAGAACCAGAGCCCTCAAAGGTTCTGTCCCTACTGTGAA CTGTTTCTTCCTGACTTCACCAAACACTGTAAACTGTGTGACCTGTGCATCAGGGACTACGACCACCACTGCCTCTTCCTCAACCGCTGCATCGGCCAGGGAAATCACcgcctcttcctcatcttcatcctgtcAATGGTGATTGCCCACCTTCTTTTTGTTGCCACGGCAATAGCCTACCTGCTCGACAAGATCCCCCCTGGTGGCCGCAGCCTGTCGGGGTGGCTCGCGCTGCTGGGTGGGGAGTTCTGGGTCGCGGTCCTGATGAGCTTGAACGCGTTGACGCTGCTGTGGGAGGTGTGGTTGCTGAGGGAGCAGTGTGATGCTGTGGCTACCGGGACGACCACCTACTTCAGGCTGGGGGGAAACTCGGCACACCAGAGGTCACTCAGGCAGCGCTGGGTCACGGTGATAATGTTTCTGTTGGAAGGTGGAAGACGAGTAAGCGGCGGGCAGACGGGAGAAGGCAAAACTCCCACAgatatttaa
- the si:ch211-223a10.1 gene encoding uncharacterized protein si:ch211-223a10.1 isoform X1, whose amino-acid sequence MHLLPVCSDSGVDIFDSIQRGNVEQCLQVIQNDRSILKLKGWGGFTPLHYAALHGNRALVNLFLSNGADPNLACDAGQTAFHFGCRQGNINVIHQMMQHGADLHITDLQGKTAMHHAVMGGNIVAVHYLWETGMFRFSDTDMYRVTPLHLAASTGNTEMVRYLLREQRCDVEAVDQQGATSLHVAAERGSVEVCWTLLQRTGCRMLHERNHSGLTPLDLSGQGKTFRHQQLTMLLNRYINEPRDHKPRDSNILYYWTLFFPTLGGAAILLIASMLGSYGGIVCCLLFPWLARSIFSQYHRITTYQRLPNPIYLGTLIAGLFHSLLCFYGQIVPNILSNCCLCPLIQVSVVHFLLVFGLFCKVLIHNPGKLERADADPRFSCIADLVVQNQSPQRFCPYCELFLPDFTKHCKLCDLCIRDYDHHCLFLNRCIGQGNHRLFLIFILSMVIAHLLFVATAIAYLLDKIPPGGRSLSGWLALLGGEFWVAVLMSLNALTLLWEVWLLREQCDAVATGTTTYFRLGGNSAHQRSLRQRWVTVIMFLLEGGRRVSGGQTGEGKTPTDI is encoded by the exons ATGCATCTGTTGCCCGTGTGCTCAGACAGCGGCGTGGACATATTTGACAGCATTCAAAGGGGAAATGTTGAGCAGTGTCTGCAGGTCATCCAAAATGATCGATCTATCCTCAAGCTAAAAG GGTGGGGTGGTTTTACCCCACTTCACTATGCTGCCCTTCACGGTAACCGTGCGCTAGTCAACCTCTTCCTCAGTAATGGAGCAGACCCAAACCTAGCGTGTGATGCGGGCCAGACCGCCTTTCACTTTGGTTGCAG GCAAGGAAACATCAACGTTATACACCAGATGATGCAGCATGGAGCTGATTTACACATCACTGATCTTCAGGGAAAAACTGCAATGCATCATGCAGTGATGGGCGGAAACAT TGTCGCAGTTCATTATTTGTGGGAGACAGGAATGTTTCGGTTCTCAGACACAGACATGTACCGTGTGACGCCACTTCACCTCGCAGCATCCACAGGCAACACGGAGATGGTTCGGTACTTGCTCAGAGAACAG AGATGCGATGTGGAGGCAgtcgaccagcagggggcgacatcGCTCCATGTTGCAGCTGAGAGGGGCAGTGTTGAGGTTTGCTGGACTCTGCTGCAGAGAACAGGGTGCAGGATGCTCCATGAGAGGAACCACAGCGGCCTCACACCACTGGACCTCAGCGGACAGGGGAAAACATTTAG ACATCAGCAACTCACCATGTTACTGAATCGATACATTAATGAACCAAGAGACCACAAACCCAGAGATTCGAACA ttcTCTATTACTGGACACTGTTCTTCCCAACCCTGGGTGGCGCTGCCATCCTGTTGATAGCGTCCATGTTGGGAAGCTATGGAGGAATCGTTTGCTGTTTGCTTTTCCCCTGGCTGGCCAGAAGCATCTTCTCACAGTACCACCGCATCACCACATACCAAAG GTTACCAAACCCGATCTATTTGGGAACCCTCATAGCTGGTTTGTTTCattctctgctctgcttctaTGGACAAATAGTTCCCAATATCCTTAGCAACTGTTGCTTGTG TCCTCTGATCCAGGTGTCCGTGGTCCACTTCTTGCTGGTCTTTGGCTTGTTCTGCAAGGTTCTGATTCATAACCCAGGAAAGCTGGAGAGAGCAGACGCAGATCCGCGGTTCTCCTGCATTGCCGACCTGGTGGTGCAGAACCAGAGCCCTCAAAGGTTCTGTCCCTACTGTGAA CTGTTTCTTCCTGACTTCACCAAACACTGTAAACTGTGTGACCTGTGCATCAGGGACTACGACCACCACTGCCTCTTCCTCAACCGCTGCATCGGCCAGGGAAATCACcgcctcttcctcatcttcatcctgtcAATGGTGATTGCCCACCTTCTTTTTGTTGCCACGGCAATAGCCTACCTGCTCGACAAGATCCCCCCTGGTGGCCGCAGCCTGTCGGGGTGGCTCGCGCTGCTGGGTGGGGAGTTCTGGGTCGCGGTCCTGATGAGCTTGAACGCGTTGACGCTGCTGTGGGAGGTGTGGTTGCTGAGGGAGCAGTGTGATGCTGTGGCTACCGGGACGACCACCTACTTCAGGCTGGGGGGAAACTCGGCACACCAGAGGTCACTCAGGCAGCGCTGGGTCACGGTGATAATGTTTCTGTTGGAAGGTGGAAGACGAGTAAGCGGCGGGCAGACGGGAGAAGGCAAAACTCCCACAgatatttaa
- the si:ch211-223a10.1 gene encoding putative ZDHHC-type palmitoyltransferase 6 isoform X4, with amino-acid sequence MMQHGADLHITDLQGKTAMHHAVMGGNIVAVHYLWETGMFRFSDTDMYRVTPLHLAASTGNTEMVRYLLREQRCDVEAVDQQGATSLHVAAERGSVEVCWTLLQRTGCRMLHERNHSGLTPLDLSGQGKTFRHQQLTMLLNRYINEPRDHKPRDSNILYYWTLFFPTLGGAAILLIASMLGSYGGIVCCLLFPWLARSIFSQYHRITTYQRLPNPIYLGTLIAGLFHSLLCFYGQIVPNILSNCCLCPLIQVSVVHFLLVFGLFCKVLIHNPGKLERADADPRFSCIADLVVQNQSPQRFCPYCELFLPDFTKHCKLCDLCIRDYDHHCLFLNRCIGQGNHRLFLIFILSMVIAHLLFVATAIAYLLDKIPPGGRSLSGWLALLGGEFWVAVLMSLNALTLLWEVWLLREQCDAVATGTTTYFRLGGNSAHQRSLRQRWVTVIMFLLEGGRRVSGGQTGEGKTPTDI; translated from the exons ATGATGCAGCATGGAGCTGATTTACACATCACTGATCTTCAGGGAAAAACTGCAATGCATCATGCAGTGATGGGCGGAAACAT TGTCGCAGTTCATTATTTGTGGGAGACAGGAATGTTTCGGTTCTCAGACACAGACATGTACCGTGTGACGCCACTTCACCTCGCAGCATCCACAGGCAACACGGAGATGGTTCGGTACTTGCTCAGAGAACAG AGATGCGATGTGGAGGCAgtcgaccagcagggggcgacatcGCTCCATGTTGCAGCTGAGAGGGGCAGTGTTGAGGTTTGCTGGACTCTGCTGCAGAGAACAGGGTGCAGGATGCTCCATGAGAGGAACCACAGCGGCCTCACACCACTGGACCTCAGCGGACAGGGGAAAACATTTAG ACATCAGCAACTCACCATGTTACTGAATCGATACATTAATGAACCAAGAGACCACAAACCCAGAGATTCGAACA ttcTCTATTACTGGACACTGTTCTTCCCAACCCTGGGTGGCGCTGCCATCCTGTTGATAGCGTCCATGTTGGGAAGCTATGGAGGAATCGTTTGCTGTTTGCTTTTCCCCTGGCTGGCCAGAAGCATCTTCTCACAGTACCACCGCATCACCACATACCAAAG GTTACCAAACCCGATCTATTTGGGAACCCTCATAGCTGGTTTGTTTCattctctgctctgcttctaTGGACAAATAGTTCCCAATATCCTTAGCAACTGTTGCTTGTG TCCTCTGATCCAGGTGTCCGTGGTCCACTTCTTGCTGGTCTTTGGCTTGTTCTGCAAGGTTCTGATTCATAACCCAGGAAAGCTGGAGAGAGCAGACGCAGATCCGCGGTTCTCCTGCATTGCCGACCTGGTGGTGCAGAACCAGAGCCCTCAAAGGTTCTGTCCCTACTGTGAA CTGTTTCTTCCTGACTTCACCAAACACTGTAAACTGTGTGACCTGTGCATCAGGGACTACGACCACCACTGCCTCTTCCTCAACCGCTGCATCGGCCAGGGAAATCACcgcctcttcctcatcttcatcctgtcAATGGTGATTGCCCACCTTCTTTTTGTTGCCACGGCAATAGCCTACCTGCTCGACAAGATCCCCCCTGGTGGCCGCAGCCTGTCGGGGTGGCTCGCGCTGCTGGGTGGGGAGTTCTGGGTCGCGGTCCTGATGAGCTTGAACGCGTTGACGCTGCTGTGGGAGGTGTGGTTGCTGAGGGAGCAGTGTGATGCTGTGGCTACCGGGACGACCACCTACTTCAGGCTGGGGGGAAACTCGGCACACCAGAGGTCACTCAGGCAGCGCTGGGTCACGGTGATAATGTTTCTGTTGGAAGGTGGAAGACGAGTAAGCGGCGGGCAGACGGGAGAAGGCAAAACTCCCACAgatatttaa